CTTTTTCACCAGGAATAAATTTTAATTCTCCGTTTAGTTCATATGATAGAGCAGGAGCAGGTTTTCCAACTAAATCATTAATTGTAAAACCTGCTTGTAATAAAACTTGCATTACAGATATATTTCCACCAACAAGCATCATATTTATAGCTCTGTTATTTACCATGACTCTTGCAAAAACGTTGCCTTCATTTTTATGAGCAACATATGCAATTCCTATAGGTGTAATGAATTCACTACCTTCTATATTTGAATTGTTATTTTCAAATTTAACATAATTAATATTTTTAATATCTTTTAATGTAATTCTATTTCTTGAGAGATTTAACTTTAATGATAGTTTATCTATAAATTTTGGAACTTTACCGCCACCACCAACAACCATTACGGCTATAGGAGGTTTTCCATTAAGTTCAAGAATTTTTTCTGCAATTTTACTTGTGATTTCATCAATTACTGGTTCGATTATTTCAAGGATTTTATTTTTTGAGATTTCATGTTCAAAATCAAGAATATCTTTATATTTAAAAGTATCACTTTTATTGTTATTTAAACTTCTTTTTAATTGTTCAGCTGTTTTAAAATCAACTAATAATTCTTTTGAAATTGCTTCTGAAATTTCGTCACCAGCCATAGGAACCATTCCATATCCAATAATAGTTCCGTCTTTAGAGATTGCAATATCACTTGTTCCAGCACCAATATCAACCATTGCAATATTTAATGTTCTTAAATCTTCAGGAACAATTAAATTCATAGCAGCAATAGGTTCAAGAGTTATATGAATAGGTTCTAAATTATTTAATTCTAAGACTGCTAACATGGCATCAACAACATTTCTTGGTAGAAAAGCTGCTATCACTTTAACTTTTGCGATATTACCTTTTTGACCTTCCAATTTTTTTATCCATTCACCATCTAATTCGTAATATAAAACAGAATATCCAACACAATAGAAATTTTTTTCTATTTCCAAATTTTCGACAGCATTTTTAACAGCTTCTATTTCTAAATTTTTTACTTCATTATAATCGACATATTTAATTTCAGAAATGTTTTTTTCATATTCACCGGTTATGGTGACTAAAAACCTACCAGCTAAAGCAACAGCAACATTTTTTATATTATTATTTTTGTTTTTTAAATTTTTGATAACTTTTTCAACACCTTTGGCAACTTTTGTAACATCATGAATTTGACCGTCTAGCATAGCCCTATTTTCGTGTTCATTAATAGAAATGTCTTTTATCAAAATTTCATTGTCATCATTCATTTCAGATACAACACCAACAATAAATCGTGTACCAATGTCTAAAGCAAACATACACACACCTCCGATGAGGAACGGAAATTGTATCTATTTAACTTCAATAAAAGTTACACCTGTTCCCCCTTCTTTATCATTACCCAATCTAAAAGACTTTACTCTTTTATTATTTCTTAAGAAATTCCATATGCCTAAAGC
The Marinitoga hydrogenitolerans DSM 16785 genome window above contains:
- a CDS encoding cell division protein FtsA gives rise to the protein MFALDIGTRFIVGVVSEMNDDNEILIKDISINEHENRAMLDGQIHDVTKVAKGVEKVIKNLKNKNNNIKNVAVALAGRFLVTITGEYEKNISEIKYVDYNEVKNLEIEAVKNAVENLEIEKNFYCVGYSVLYYELDGEWIKKLEGQKGNIAKVKVIAAFLPRNVVDAMLAVLELNNLEPIHITLEPIAAMNLIVPEDLRTLNIAMVDIGAGTSDIAISKDGTIIGYGMVPMAGDEISEAISKELLVDFKTAEQLKRSLNNNKSDTFKYKDILDFEHEISKNKILEIIEPVIDEITSKIAEKILELNGKPPIAVMVVGGGGKVPKFIDKLSLKLNLSRNRITLKDIKNINYVKFENNNSNIEGSEFITPIGIAYVAHKNEGNVFARVMVNNRAINMMLVGGNISVMQVLLQAGFTINDLVGKPAPALSYELNGELKFIPGEKGKEAQIKVNGLPADLKSPIKPGDIIEIGKPEDGKIRKVFLKEIIKPYKIFIDGNLIKIFPRIFKNGKKVSLDTELHDGDKITLKNPIVKDISLESNIIKFSINNKFYEIPAGKILLRNDEILNEFDELYDGDKLNTKILNLPSIREFIDIKPEKYITVTLNGNNIEIPIEEIIVKDKNNKISINNKIYNDMHLKVEKIEKDIRLLDLFLHIDFDISNFTKYKIFINNKEIFSFNEKINNGDIIRMEFE